A genomic segment from Bosea sp. OAE506 encodes:
- a CDS encoding DUF6867 family protein → MQGILYEEPTIWLFLLVTVVMGGWLAWMTGRAIALTWKPNAQLVVYILVLGLVVRFIHFALFEATLLTLHYYLVDTIILMGFGFAGWRYHRARQMTTQYRWLFERTGPFGWKPRPGVEIKDELA, encoded by the coding sequence ATGCAGGGCATCCTCTACGAAGAACCGACGATCTGGCTCTTCCTGCTGGTCACGGTGGTGATGGGCGGCTGGCTCGCCTGGATGACGGGGCGCGCCATCGCCCTGACCTGGAAGCCCAATGCCCAGCTCGTCGTCTACATCCTCGTGCTCGGGCTGGTTGTGCGCTTCATCCACTTCGCCCTGTTCGAGGCGACGCTGCTGACGCTGCACTACTACCTGGTCGACACGATCATCCTGATGGGCTTCGGTTTCGCCGGCTGGCGCTACCACCGCGCCCGGCAGATGACGACGCAGTATCGCTGGCTCTTCGAGCGCACCGGCCCCTTCGGCTGGAAGCCCCGGCCCGGCGTTGAAATCAAAGACGAATTGGCCTGA
- a CDS encoding branched-chain amino acid ABC transporter permease LivH (LivHMGF is the membrane component of the LIV-I/LS branched-chain amino acid transporter): protein MEVFLQQLINGLTLGSIYGLIAIGYTMVFGIIGMVNFAHGDIFMLSAFIALIFFMLIASWFGAGLIVVALIFVLVLAMFFTSLWNWAIERVAYRPLRGSFRLAPLISAIGMSIFLMNFVQVVQGPRNKSTPPMLNKSITLIESATYSVQISYKQIVIIVTTAVLLAAFWYIVQKTPLGRAQRACEQDRKMAALLGIDVDRTISITFVMGAALAAVAGVMYLVLYGVVSFNDGFIPGVKAFTAAVLGGIGSLPGAVIGGLLIGLIEVMWSAYFTIDYKDVAAFCILAIVLVFMPSGLLGRPEVEKV, encoded by the coding sequence ATGGAAGTGTTCCTGCAGCAGCTCATCAACGGGCTGACCCTGGGGTCGATCTACGGCCTCATCGCCATCGGCTACACGATGGTCTTCGGCATCATCGGCATGGTGAACTTCGCGCATGGCGACATCTTCATGCTGTCGGCCTTCATCGCGCTGATCTTCTTCATGCTGATCGCCTCCTGGTTCGGGGCGGGGCTGATCGTGGTCGCGCTGATCTTCGTGCTGGTGCTGGCGATGTTCTTCACCTCGCTGTGGAACTGGGCGATCGAGCGCGTCGCCTACCGGCCCCTTCGCGGCTCCTTCCGCCTTGCCCCGCTGATCTCGGCGATCGGCATGTCGATCTTCCTGATGAACTTCGTCCAGGTCGTGCAGGGCCCGCGCAACAAGTCGACGCCGCCCATGCTCAACAAGTCGATCACGCTGATCGAGAGCGCGACCTACTCGGTCCAGATTTCCTACAAGCAGATCGTCATCATCGTGACGACCGCGGTGCTGCTGGCCGCCTTCTGGTACATCGTGCAGAAGACGCCGCTCGGCCGGGCCCAGCGCGCCTGCGAGCAGGACCGCAAGATGGCCGCCCTGCTGGGCATCGACGTCGACCGCACGATCTCGATCACCTTCGTCATGGGCGCAGCGCTCGCAGCCGTCGCGGGCGTGATGTACCTCGTGCTTTACGGCGTCGTCAGCTTCAATGACGGCTTCATCCCCGGGGTGAAGGCCTTCACGGCAGCCGTGCTTGGCGGCATCGGCTCGTTGCCTGGCGCCGTCATCGGCGGCCTGCTGATCGGCCTGATCGAGGTGATGTGGTCGGCCTATTTCACCATCGACTACAAGGACGTCGCCGCCTTCTGCATCCTGGCGATCGTGCTGGTCTTCATGCCCTCGGGCCTGCTCGGCCGCCCCGAAGTCGAGAAGGTCTGA
- a CDS encoding 4-hydroxyproline epimerase encodes MSTHTFFCVDGHTCGNPVRMVAGGAPPLKGANMVEKRAHFLAEYDWIRTGLMFEPRGHDVMSGSILYPPTRNDADIAFLFIETSGCLPMCGHGTIGTVTMALERGLVTPREEGVLRIDTPAGLVTARYTRNGDYVDNVRITNIASYLHATGLTAEIEELGEVTVDVAYGGNFYAIVDPQDAFRDIADINPSDIQRWSPKLRAALNAKYEFIHPENPAINGLSHILWTGAPTKPEAHARNAVFYGDKAIDRSPCGTGTSSRMAQWAAQGKLQVGDDFVHESIIGTMFRGRVEATAQVGPFEGIIPSIEGWARMTGYNTIFIDDRDPLAHGFLVTDRP; translated from the coding sequence ATGAGCACCCACACCTTTTTCTGCGTCGACGGCCACACCTGCGGCAATCCGGTGCGCATGGTCGCGGGCGGCGCCCCGCCGCTCAAGGGCGCCAACATGGTCGAGAAGCGGGCCCATTTCCTCGCGGAGTATGACTGGATCCGCACCGGGCTGATGTTCGAGCCGCGCGGCCACGACGTCATGTCAGGCTCGATCCTCTACCCCCCCACGCGCAACGATGCCGACATCGCCTTCCTCTTCATCGAGACCTCCGGCTGCCTGCCGATGTGCGGCCACGGCACCATCGGCACGGTGACGATGGCGCTGGAGCGCGGCCTCGTCACCCCGCGTGAGGAGGGCGTGTTGCGCATCGACACGCCCGCCGGGCTGGTAACGGCGCGCTACACCCGCAATGGCGACTATGTCGACAATGTCCGCATCACCAACATCGCCTCTTATCTCCACGCCACGGGCCTGACCGCGGAGATCGAGGAGCTCGGCGAGGTCACCGTCGACGTCGCCTATGGCGGCAATTTCTATGCGATCGTCGATCCGCAGGACGCGTTCCGCGACATCGCCGACATCAACCCCTCCGACATCCAGCGCTGGAGCCCGAAGCTACGCGCCGCGCTGAACGCCAAGTACGAGTTCATCCACCCTGAGAACCCGGCGATCAACGGGCTCTCCCACATCCTATGGACGGGCGCGCCCACCAAGCCGGAGGCCCATGCCCGCAACGCCGTGTTCTACGGCGACAAGGCGATCGACCGCTCGCCCTGCGGCACCGGCACCTCTTCGCGCATGGCGCAGTGGGCAGCGCAGGGGAAGCTCCAGGTCGGCGACGATTTCGTGCATGAGAGCATCATCGGCACGATGTTCCGCGGTCGGGTCGAAGCGACCGCCCAGGTCGGCCCCTTCGAGGGCATCATCCCCTCGATCGAGGGCTGGGCCCGGATGACCGGCTACAACACGATCTTCATCGACGACCGCGACCCGCTCGCCCATGGTTTCCTTGTGACCGATCGGCCCTGA
- a CDS encoding FAD-binding oxidoreductase, with protein sequence MKTAVVGAGIVGCAIAHALLDEGHEVLILDKEGPGFGPSRGNAGWMAHTDILPIASPKILRQVPKFLLDPLGPLAIRPAYFPKLLPWLLRFVLAARPEAYERSIQGIGALQQRALPAWMARAKHAGLESHIHRKGGLYAFTERGAFEEARGIAKRQAEFGITVEMIGPEELRQFEPALKGGFVGAAFHPDTAHISDPLQLTLALFEAALARGAVFEKAAITNISTGERPALIGADGFQRVVDRAVVAAGAWSKPLAAALGDKVPLDTERGYNVSFPGVTGLTTRPIGFEGHGFVMTPLESGLRIGGAVEFGGLEAAPNHARTRILYDKASQFVDGLPAFESGTLWMGFRPSMPDSLPVIGKASRNPHVVYAFGHGHYGMTQSTVTADLVAALVAGRGPAIDLAPFSPQRF encoded by the coding sequence ATGAAGACCGCCGTCGTCGGCGCCGGCATCGTCGGCTGCGCCATCGCCCATGCCCTGCTCGACGAGGGCCACGAGGTCCTGATCCTCGACAAGGAGGGGCCGGGCTTCGGTCCTTCGCGCGGCAATGCCGGCTGGATGGCCCATACCGACATCCTGCCGATCGCCAGCCCGAAGATCCTCAGGCAGGTGCCGAAATTCCTGCTCGACCCGCTCGGCCCGCTGGCAATCCGCCCGGCCTATTTCCCGAAACTCCTGCCCTGGTTGCTGCGCTTCGTGCTGGCAGCGCGGCCAGAGGCTTATGAGCGCTCGATCCAGGGCATCGGCGCCCTGCAGCAGCGCGCCCTGCCCGCCTGGATGGCGCGCGCCAAGCATGCCGGCCTCGAGAGCCATATCCACCGCAAGGGCGGGCTCTATGCCTTCACCGAGCGCGGGGCCTTCGAGGAGGCGCGCGGGATCGCGAAGCGTCAGGCGGAGTTCGGCATCACCGTCGAGATGATCGGCCCTGAGGAACTGCGTCAGTTCGAGCCGGCTCTGAAAGGCGGGTTCGTCGGCGCGGCCTTCCACCCCGACACCGCCCATATCAGCGACCCGCTGCAGCTCACGCTCGCGCTGTTCGAGGCGGCGCTCGCCCGCGGCGCGGTCTTCGAGAAGGCAGCCATCACCAATATCTCGACCGGCGAGCGCCCTGCCCTGATCGGCGCCGACGGCTTCCAGCGCGTCGTCGACCGCGCGGTCGTCGCGGCTGGCGCCTGGTCGAAGCCGCTGGCGGCGGCGCTCGGCGACAAGGTTCCGCTCGACACCGAGCGCGGCTACAATGTCAGCTTTCCCGGCGTGACCGGGCTGACCACGCGGCCTATCGGTTTCGAGGGCCACGGCTTTGTCATGACGCCGCTGGAGAGCGGCCTGCGCATTGGCGGAGCGGTCGAGTTCGGCGGGCTGGAAGCGGCCCCCAACCACGCTCGCACCAGGATCCTCTACGACAAGGCGAGCCAGTTCGTGGACGGGCTGCCGGCCTTCGAATCCGGCACGCTCTGGATGGGCTTCCGCCCCTCCATGCCCGACTCGCTGCCGGTCATCGGCAAGGCGAGCCGCAACCCCCATGTCGTCTACGCCTTCGGCCACGGCCATTACGGCATGACGCAGTCGACCGTGACGGCCGATCTCGTGGCGGCGCTGGTCGCGGGGCGCGGACCCGCCATCGACCTCGCCCCTTTCAGCCCGCAGCGCTTTTGA
- a CDS encoding cupin domain-containing protein, giving the protein MAFTCTIPARPTVQQDDDTLRITRWDFEPGAVTGWHSHGWPYFVVMLVAGTLRIHDGTKTTDVPLAEGQAYMRPAGIQHDVMNGSEHPIAFVEIEVKRPGALAELSLP; this is encoded by the coding sequence ATGGCCTTCACCTGCACGATTCCCGCCCGCCCGACCGTCCAGCAGGACGACGACACCCTGCGCATCACGCGCTGGGATTTCGAACCTGGCGCCGTCACCGGCTGGCACAGCCATGGCTGGCCCTATTTCGTCGTGATGCTCGTCGCCGGCACGCTGCGCATCCATGACGGCACCAAGACCACCGACGTCCCCCTCGCCGAAGGCCAGGCCTATATGCGCCCTGCCGGCATCCAGCATGACGTCATGAACGGCTCCGAACACCCGATCGCCTTCGTCGAGATCGAGGTGAAGCGGCCGGGCGCGCTGGCGGAGCTCTCCCTGCCATGA
- a CDS encoding GntR family transcriptional regulator, with protein MSLRPAFESDGPDEPAPLPSQGAPSLTETAYRRLEEAIVTLSLRPGAALTEAQLIDMVGVGRTPVREALIRLAQQGLVEVLPRKGVVVAGINAIDIMAALDAREVLERLIAGDAARRASPRERISIVEKARAMRQAAAEGDATAYMRLDKELDAAVAAAARSPYATRAVEPLQALIRRAWYHFERQDDLVPAAGHHVAFAQALATADPAAAMAASDALMLHLRNGLLATLDRD; from the coding sequence ATGAGCCTGCGGCCCGCTTTCGAGAGCGATGGCCCTGACGAGCCGGCGCCGCTGCCGTCGCAGGGAGCGCCCAGCCTGACGGAGACCGCCTATCGCCGGCTCGAGGAGGCGATCGTGACGCTCTCGCTGCGGCCGGGCGCGGCGCTCACCGAGGCGCAACTGATCGACATGGTGGGTGTCGGGCGCACGCCGGTACGCGAGGCGCTGATCCGGCTTGCGCAGCAGGGGCTGGTGGAAGTGCTGCCGCGCAAGGGCGTCGTCGTGGCTGGAATCAACGCCATCGACATCATGGCCGCGCTCGATGCGCGGGAGGTGCTGGAACGGCTGATCGCGGGTGATGCCGCGCGCCGCGCCAGCCCGCGGGAGCGCATCAGCATCGTCGAGAAGGCGCGCGCGATGCGCCAGGCCGCAGCGGAAGGCGACGCCACCGCCTATATGCGGCTCGACAAGGAGCTCGACGCGGCGGTCGCGGCCGCGGCGCGTAGCCCCTATGCAACGCGGGCGGTGGAGCCGTTGCAGGCGCTGATCCGGCGGGCCTGGTATCATTTCGAGCGGCAGGACGATCTCGTGCCGGCGGCTGGCCACCATGTCGCCTTCGCGCAGGCGCTGGCGACGGCCGATCCTGCGGCCGCGATGGCTGCCAGCGATGCCCTGATGCTGCATCTGCGCAACGGGCTGCTGGCGACGCTCGACCGGGACTGA
- a CDS encoding flavin reductase family protein, whose translation MTDTVSLQPRVAPEAASFRDAMAGVASAVHVVTTLGPAGRVGLTATAVASVSDSPPTVLVCIARPSRTLAVIEAAGLFCINTLPGDALELAEIFASRRGIEGEARFATRNWTTLATGAPVLSEAVAAFDCRLTAIHDVATHRILIGEVLGLGGAVAAPGSSLIYRQRQFQAV comes from the coding sequence ATGACCGACACAGTTTCTCTCCAGCCGCGGGTCGCGCCCGAGGCGGCCTCCTTTCGCGACGCCATGGCCGGCGTCGCGAGTGCCGTCCATGTCGTGACCACGCTCGGTCCGGCCGGGCGGGTGGGGCTGACCGCCACGGCTGTCGCCTCCGTCTCGGATTCGCCGCCGACGGTGCTGGTCTGCATCGCGCGGCCGAGCCGGACCCTGGCTGTGATCGAGGCGGCCGGGCTGTTCTGCATCAACACCCTGCCGGGCGACGCGCTCGAACTCGCGGAGATCTTCGCCAGCCGGCGCGGCATCGAGGGCGAGGCCCGCTTCGCCACCCGTAACTGGACGACGCTCGCCACCGGCGCGCCGGTCCTGTCCGAGGCCGTGGCGGCCTTCGACTGCCGGCTCACCGCGATCCACGACGTTGCGACGCACCGCATCCTGATCGGAGAGGTGCTGGGTCTCGGCGGCGCAGTGGCGGCGCCCGGCAGCAGCCTGATCTATCGGCAGCGGCAGTTTCAGGCGGTTTAG
- the pcaC gene encoding 4-carboxymuconolactone decarboxylase, translating to MMADDKTRYAEGMTTRRAVLGGPYVDKASSGLTDFNGEWQEFITRTAWNDIWNRPGLPRRERSIIVLAIAASLGAWGEFRIHVRGALNNGLSRDDIKEVLMQTAIYAGVPAANHAFKEAASVFAEIEAEAAKS from the coding sequence ATGATGGCTGACGACAAGACCCGCTACGCCGAGGGCATGACCACCCGCCGCGCCGTGCTCGGCGGTCCTTATGTCGACAAGGCCAGTTCCGGCCTGACCGACTTCAACGGCGAATGGCAGGAGTTCATCACCCGCACCGCCTGGAACGACATCTGGAACCGGCCGGGCCTGCCCCGGCGCGAGCGGTCGATCATCGTGCTGGCGATCGCCGCCTCGCTCGGCGCCTGGGGCGAGTTCCGCATCCATGTCCGCGGCGCGCTCAACAATGGCCTGAGCCGCGACGACATCAAGGAGGTGCTGATGCAGACGGCGATCTATGCCGGCGTGCCGGCCGCCAACCACGCCTTCAAGGAAGCCGCGAGCGTCTTTGCCGAGATCGAGGCAGAGGCCGCGAAGAGCTGA
- the pcaD gene encoding 3-oxoadipate enol-lactonase, with translation MPIETLAGEPFNIRFDGPADAPVLMLSNSLGTNLSMWDPQIPEWSKRFRVLRYDSRGHGLSVATDRAFAIDTLGRDALAILDHFGIERAHWCGVSKGGMVGQWLATNARERMGRLVLANTAAHMGPPSLWDDRIAMARSQGMDALVQGVLARWFSPRFREAEPATVTRVGTMLTTTPAIGYATCCAAIRDMDQRESIRSVTNPVLVVIGTVDPATPPAAGHLIAQAIPGARTVELDAAHLSNLEQPEAFTKAVLDFLSE, from the coding sequence ATGCCGATCGAAACCCTAGCGGGCGAACCCTTCAACATCCGCTTCGACGGGCCGGCCGATGCCCCCGTGCTGATGCTGTCGAACTCGCTCGGCACCAATCTCTCGATGTGGGACCCGCAGATTCCCGAATGGTCGAAGCGCTTCCGCGTCCTGCGCTACGATTCGCGCGGGCACGGTCTCTCGGTCGCGACCGACAGGGCCTTTGCGATCGACACGCTCGGCAGGGACGCACTCGCCATTCTCGACCATTTCGGGATCGAGCGCGCGCATTGGTGCGGCGTCTCGAAGGGCGGCATGGTCGGGCAATGGCTCGCGACAAATGCCCGCGAGCGGATGGGCCGCCTCGTGCTCGCCAACACGGCCGCCCATATGGGCCCGCCCTCGCTCTGGGACGACCGGATCGCGATGGCGCGCAGCCAGGGCATGGACGCCCTGGTCCAGGGCGTGCTCGCACGCTGGTTCAGCCCGCGCTTCCGCGAGGCCGAGCCCGCAACCGTGACGCGGGTCGGCACGATGCTGACGACGACGCCGGCGATCGGCTACGCCACCTGCTGCGCCGCGATCCGCGACATGGACCAGCGCGAGTCGATCCGCAGCGTCACCAACCCGGTACTGGTGGTCATCGGCACGGTCGATCCCGCCACGCCGCCGGCCGCCGGCCACCTGATCGCGCAGGCCATCCCCGGCGCCCGGACGGTCGAACTCGACGCCGCGCATCTGTCGAATCTCGAGCAGCCTGAGGCCTTCACGAAGGCCGTTCTCGATTTTCTGAGCGAATGA
- a CDS encoding DUF126 domain-containing protein: MGLTTQILLPGPATAGPCLALTAPISFWGGVDPRSGRIIDQRHPQCGLSVAGTILALPGTIGSSSASAVLLELVHAGKAPAAILMDAPDAILLLGLVVAREMGWPTPPALRLAAADQAPLAGRSLAIAADGTISVQ, translated from the coding sequence ATGGGCCTGACCACGCAGATCCTGCTGCCGGGCCCGGCCACTGCCGGCCCCTGCCTCGCTCTGACCGCCCCGATCAGCTTCTGGGGCGGCGTCGATCCGCGCTCGGGCAGGATCATCGACCAGCGCCATCCCCAGTGCGGGCTCAGCGTTGCGGGCACGATCCTGGCCCTGCCGGGGACGATCGGCTCGTCTTCGGCCTCGGCCGTGCTGCTCGAACTGGTCCATGCCGGCAAGGCGCCCGCCGCGATCCTGATGGACGCGCCCGACGCCATCCTGCTGCTCGGGCTGGTCGTGGCGCGCGAGATGGGTTGGCCCACGCCGCCCGCCCTGCGCCTGGCCGCAGCCGATCAGGCGCCGCTGGCGGGCCGCAGCCTCGCCATTGCCGCCGACGGCACCATCTCCGTTCAGTAA
- a CDS encoding aconitase X catalytic domain-containing protein yields MLEMTPEKRAIAGGTDGAAMALRIVAEAARLMGAPRLIPVASAHIDGALYHGDSGTLFAERLVEGGARVAVRATLNVGALAPAGCAAIRLPPHERDMAARMMRAYEAMGCEPSWTCAPYQAGHRPAKGTDVAWGESNAVVFCNSVLGARTNRYGDFLDIACAIAGVAPDYGLHRAENRIATLLIDASGLSRSLRASDVFYPVLGTLLGRAAGTAVAVIDGLQGCTTEDRLKALGAASASAGGVGLFHVAGVTPEAPDAATALGGLPPRETLVLTPAIVQQALAGLSTAGRTERIDAVAVGSPHLSLPEIDEIEHRLAGRRLAAPLYANTGRHVLKPLEAQGRRAALEQAGVVFVVDTCVVVTPILPDIEGAVLMTNSGKFAHYAPGTTGYAVTYGSLSECVESAVAGRLVREERAWA; encoded by the coding sequence ATGCTTGAGATGACCCCGGAGAAGCGCGCCATCGCTGGTGGCACGGACGGCGCCGCCATGGCGCTTCGCATCGTCGCGGAGGCCGCCCGGCTGATGGGCGCGCCGCGGCTCATCCCTGTGGCGTCGGCCCATATAGACGGCGCGCTCTACCATGGCGATTCCGGCACCCTGTTCGCCGAGCGACTGGTCGAAGGCGGCGCCCGCGTTGCCGTCCGCGCGACGCTGAATGTCGGCGCGCTGGCACCCGCCGGCTGCGCCGCGATCCGGCTGCCGCCGCATGAGCGCGACATGGCGGCCCGCATGATGCGCGCCTATGAGGCGATGGGCTGCGAGCCCTCCTGGACCTGCGCGCCCTACCAGGCCGGGCACCGCCCGGCCAAGGGCACGGACGTCGCCTGGGGCGAATCCAATGCGGTCGTCTTCTGCAATTCCGTGCTCGGCGCCCGCACCAACCGCTATGGCGATTTCCTCGACATCGCCTGCGCCATCGCCGGCGTCGCCCCCGATTACGGGCTCCACCGCGCGGAAAACCGCATCGCGACACTGCTGATCGACGCCAGCGGCCTGAGCCGGAGCTTGCGCGCCTCGGACGTGTTCTACCCCGTGCTCGGCACCCTGCTGGGCCGGGCGGCAGGCACTGCGGTGGCGGTCATCGACGGCCTGCAGGGCTGCACCACGGAAGACCGGCTCAAGGCGCTGGGCGCAGCCTCCGCCTCGGCCGGGGGCGTCGGGCTGTTCCATGTCGCGGGCGTGACGCCGGAAGCGCCGGACGCCGCGACGGCGCTGGGCGGCCTGCCGCCGCGCGAGACGCTCGTCCTGACGCCGGCCATCGTTCAGCAGGCGCTGGCGGGGCTCTCCACCGCGGGCCGGACCGAGCGCATCGACGCCGTCGCGGTCGGCTCGCCGCATCTGTCGCTGCCGGAGATCGACGAGATCGAGCACAGGCTCGCCGGCCGCCGGCTCGCCGCGCCCCTCTACGCCAACACCGGCCGCCATGTGCTGAAGCCGCTGGAGGCGCAGGGGCGCCGCGCCGCGCTGGAGCAGGCCGGGGTGGTCTTCGTCGTCGACACCTGCGTCGTGGTCACGCCGATCCTGCCCGATATCGAGGGGGCCGTGCTGATGACCAATTCCGGCAAATTCGCGCATTACGCGCCGGGCACCACCGGCTATGCGGTCACCTATGGTTCGCTCAGCGAATGCGTCGAGAGCGCGGTGGCCGGCCGCCTCGTCAGGGAGGAGCGGGCATGGGCCTGA
- the pcaB gene encoding 3-carboxy-cis,cis-muconate cycloisomerase yields MTGSPSGLFGELFVDGEMAAAMSDRALLHGMLGFEAMLASALEAESMAPQGTADVIARQCDPDLYDIVEIGRAATLAGNPAIPLVKALTARVAAVAPEQAKWVHFGATSQDVIDSGYVHVIGCGLKLIDLRLVRLASAMRVLAETHRTTPMIGRTFLQQAVPITFGVKTALWLDPLLESRHALHDILAAPVVQLAGAAGTLAALGDEGDRVQARFVELTLGAGSSLIPWHAQRHRIARLAAELGILTGNLGKIARDIGLMAQTEIGEVAEPEAPGKGGSSAMPHKRNPVLCTLILAAAQRAPSLVATMLSALPHEHERALGGWHAEWPTLPELFKVAGSALAQTITLIERLQVFPERMRANIDLTQGLVMSERVSLALAAALGKAKAHHLLEEASRACIAQNRHLREVLAAMPAVTEHLTAEALADLFDPTTYRGASDAIIDRVLARAAQAPLPRAAAPTREYRIIDA; encoded by the coding sequence ATGACCGGCAGCCCCTCGGGCCTCTTCGGCGAACTCTTTGTCGATGGCGAGATGGCTGCGGCGATGAGCGATCGGGCGCTCCTGCACGGCATGCTTGGTTTCGAGGCGATGCTCGCGAGCGCGCTGGAAGCCGAATCTATGGCGCCGCAGGGCACGGCCGATGTCATTGCCCGGCAGTGCGACCCGGACCTCTACGACATCGTCGAGATCGGGCGGGCGGCGACGCTGGCCGGCAATCCCGCGATCCCTTTGGTAAAGGCGCTAACCGCGCGCGTCGCCGCGGTCGCCCCCGAACAGGCCAAATGGGTTCATTTCGGCGCAACCAGCCAGGACGTGATCGATTCCGGCTATGTCCATGTCATCGGTTGCGGGCTGAAGCTTATCGATCTGCGGCTTGTCCGCTTGGCTAGTGCCATGCGTGTGCTGGCGGAGACGCACCGCACGACGCCCATGATCGGCCGCACCTTCCTGCAACAGGCGGTTCCGATCACATTCGGCGTCAAGACCGCGCTGTGGCTGGACCCGTTGCTGGAGAGCCGGCATGCCCTACACGACATCCTGGCCGCGCCAGTCGTCCAGTTGGCCGGAGCCGCCGGCACCCTTGCCGCGCTCGGCGACGAGGGCGACCGCGTTCAGGCGCGGTTCGTCGAGCTGACGCTCGGAGCAGGATCCTCGCTCATCCCCTGGCATGCGCAGCGCCACCGCATCGCCCGCCTCGCGGCCGAGCTGGGAATCCTCACTGGCAATCTCGGCAAGATTGCCCGCGATATCGGGCTGATGGCCCAGACCGAGATCGGCGAAGTCGCCGAGCCCGAGGCGCCGGGCAAGGGCGGCTCCTCCGCCATGCCGCACAAACGCAATCCGGTGCTCTGCACCCTGATCCTCGCAGCGGCCCAGCGCGCACCGAGCCTCGTCGCCACCATGCTGTCGGCGCTGCCGCATGAGCATGAGCGTGCGCTCGGCGGCTGGCATGCCGAGTGGCCGACGCTGCCCGAGCTCTTTAAGGTCGCAGGGTCCGCGCTGGCCCAGACGATCACCCTGATCGAGAGGCTTCAGGTCTTCCCGGAGCGCATGCGCGCCAACATCGACCTGACCCAGGGGCTCGTCATGTCGGAGCGGGTCTCGCTGGCGCTGGCTGCGGCGCTCGGCAAGGCGAAGGCGCATCACCTCCTGGAGGAGGCAAGCCGCGCCTGCATCGCGCAGAACCGGCATCTGCGCGAGGTGCTGGCCGCCATGCCCGCCGTCACCGAACATCTAACTGCAGAGGCTTTGGCGGATTTGTTCGACCCCACGACCTATCGCGGCGCGTCCGATGCCATTATCGACCGCGTTCTGGCGCGCGCCGCGCAGGCCCCCCTTCCCCGCGCGGCGGCACCGACGCGCGAGTACAGGATCATCGATGCTTGA